A stretch of Miscanthus floridulus cultivar M001 chromosome 13, ASM1932011v1, whole genome shotgun sequence DNA encodes these proteins:
- the LOC136500513 gene encoding momilactone A synthase-like yields MFSRALQVILREKKSRIIGPGLVHALSSASSSQTQRLAGKIAVITGGASGIGKATAAEFVRNGARVVIADIQDDLGRAVAAELGPDNACCYTRCDVADEAQVADAVDLAVARHGKLDVMFNNAGITGSPGWPPLGAVDLADFDHVMAVNARGVLAGLKHAARVMVPRRRGSIICTASAAGLCGGMGAIAYSASKATVIGLVRAVASEMASSGVRVNAISPYAIPTPLALATVASWHPERGLSAEEIKRMVEIDLNVMYGTKLEEEDIARAAFYLASDDAKYVNGHNLVVDGGTTVSRSAKNPGTSTPKE; encoded by the exons ATGTTCAGCAGAGCCTTGCAGGTGATTCTCAG GGAGAAGAAGAGCAGGATCATTGGTCCAGGCTTGGTCCATGCCTTGTCCTCGGCTTCCAGCTCTCAAACTCAGAG GCTGGCTGGAAAGATCGCCGTCATCACCGGGGGCGCGAGCGGCATCGGCAAGGCGACCGCCGCCGAGTTCGTGCGAAACGGGGCGAGGGTAGTCATCGCCGACATCCAGGACGACCTTGGCCGCGCCGTCGCCGCGGAGCTTGGCCCCGACAACGCGTGCTGTTACACCCGCTGTGACGTCGCCGACGAGGCGCAGGTCGCTGACGCCGTGGACCTCGCGGTGGCCCGGCACGGGAAGCTCGACGTCATGTTCAACAACGCCGGCATCACGGGCTCCCCCGGGTGGCCACCGCTCGGCGCGGTGGACCTCGCCGACTTCGACCACGTGATGGCCGTCAACGCCCGCGGAGTGCTGGCTGGGCTCAAGCACGCCGCGCGCGTCATGGTGCCGCGCCGCCGCGGCAGCATCATCTGCACCGCCAGCGCCGCCGGTCTGTGCGGCGGCATGGGCGCCATCGCGTACAGCGCCTCCAAGGCGACGGTGATCGGCCTGGTGCGTGCCGTGGCGTCGGAGATGGCGTCCTCCGGGGTGCGCGTCAACGCCATCTCTCCCTACGCCATCCCGACGCCTCTGGCGCTGGCAACCGTCGCCTCGTGGCATCCGGAGAGGGGATTAAGCGCCGAGGAGATTAAGCGGATGGTGGAGATAGACTTGAACGTGATGTACGGGACCAagctggaggaggaggacatCGCGAGGGCGGCTTTCTACCTGGCGTCCGACGACGCCAAGTATGTCAACGGCCACAACCTCGTCGTCGACGGCGGCACGACGGTGAGCAGAAGTGCCAAAAATCCTGGCACAAGCACGCCCAAGGAGTGA